In a genomic window of Croceibacterium sp. TMG7-5b_MA50:
- a CDS encoding cation diffusion facilitator family transporter, whose amino-acid sequence MNNDLAHPNGGERSPLTVAETASLTARITWLSVGVGGTLMLVKAGAWWVSGSVALLASAADSALDFVAALVTFWAVRVAVLPADAEHRYGHGKAEAFASLLQAGLVFASAALVGQQAIHHLLEPQAVAAEGLGVLVMALSMGLTLALVQAQARVIARTSSVAIKGDRAHYLADLVSNAAAMVGLALAQVTGNTRWDALAALLVAAWLVKGAVEVLRAAANELLDREVDDAEREALLALALDDPQVMGVHQFRSRRSGPILHVQMHMELEPTQPLIAAHDVVEAAERRILAAFPGVDLVIHADPFGHSEDHDEDFDGLTVGHAADRVVNPKARSGR is encoded by the coding sequence ATGAACAACGATTTGGCACATCCAAACGGCGGCGAGCGGTCGCCCCTAACCGTCGCAGAGACGGCCAGCCTGACCGCGCGGATCACCTGGCTGTCCGTCGGGGTGGGCGGTACGCTGATGCTGGTCAAGGCGGGCGCCTGGTGGGTCAGCGGGTCGGTCGCGCTGCTCGCCTCCGCCGCCGATTCGGCGCTGGACTTCGTGGCGGCGCTGGTGACGTTCTGGGCGGTGCGCGTCGCCGTGCTGCCCGCTGACGCGGAACATCGTTACGGCCATGGCAAGGCGGAGGCATTCGCCAGCCTGCTGCAGGCCGGCCTTGTCTTCGCCTCCGCCGCACTGGTCGGGCAGCAGGCGATCCATCACCTGCTGGAACCGCAAGCCGTGGCGGCGGAAGGGCTGGGCGTCCTGGTCATGGCGCTGTCGATGGGGCTGACGCTGGCGCTGGTGCAGGCGCAGGCGCGGGTGATCGCGCGGACGAGTTCGGTCGCCATCAAGGGGGACCGGGCGCATTACCTGGCCGATCTGGTGTCCAATGCCGCCGCCATGGTCGGTCTGGCGCTGGCGCAGGTCACTGGTAATACGCGCTGGGATGCGCTGGCGGCGCTGCTGGTGGCGGCCTGGCTGGTGAAGGGCGCGGTCGAGGTGCTGCGCGCCGCGGCCAACGAGCTGCTGGACCGGGAGGTCGACGATGCGGAGCGCGAGGCGCTGCTGGCATTGGCGCTGGACGATCCGCAGGTGATGGGCGTCCACCAGTTCCGGTCGCGCCGGTCGGGACCGATCCTGCACGTGCAGATGCATATGGAACTGGAGCCGACCCAGCCGCTGATCGCCGCGCACGACGTGGTCGAGGCGGCGGAGCGGCGCATCCTGGCCGCGTTTCCCGGTGTGGACCTGGTGATCCATGCCGACCCGTTCGGCCATTCCGAAGACCATGACGAGGATTTCGACGGGCTGACAGTGGGTCATGCCGCCGACCGGGTGGTCAATCCGAAGGCGCGTTCCGGGCGGTAG
- the nth gene encoding endonuclease III has protein sequence MKRDQIFEFFRRLAENDPDPVTELEYGNTYQLLVAVVLSAQATDAGVNKATRALFKEVTTPEQMLALGEDGLKAHIKTIGLFNAKAANVMILSRQLVQRHGGEVPQTMDELVALAGVGRKTANVVLNCAFGAETFAVDTHVFRVGNRTGLARGKTPEAVEAKLEKRVPQPFRRNAHHWLILHGRYTCKARLPECWRCPVTDLCAYRPKVLERPAKRPVGKGVAQAA, from the coding sequence TTGAAGCGCGACCAGATCTTCGAGTTCTTCCGCCGGCTGGCCGAGAATGACCCCGACCCGGTCACCGAACTGGAATACGGCAATACCTACCAGCTGCTCGTCGCCGTGGTGCTGAGCGCGCAGGCGACCGATGCCGGTGTCAACAAGGCGACCCGCGCTTTGTTCAAGGAGGTAACCACGCCGGAGCAGATGCTGGCGCTGGGCGAGGACGGGCTGAAGGCGCACATCAAGACCATCGGCCTGTTCAACGCCAAGGCGGCGAACGTGATGATCCTGTCGCGGCAATTGGTGCAGCGGCATGGGGGCGAGGTGCCGCAGACCATGGACGAACTCGTCGCGTTGGCGGGCGTGGGGCGCAAGACCGCCAATGTGGTGCTGAACTGCGCCTTCGGGGCGGAAACCTTCGCGGTGGACACCCATGTGTTCCGCGTGGGCAATCGCACGGGTCTGGCGCGGGGCAAGACGCCGGAGGCGGTCGAGGCGAAGCTGGAGAAGCGGGTGCCGCAGCCGTTCCGCCGCAATGCCCATCATTGGCTGATCCTGCACGGCCGCTACACCTGCAAGGCGCGTCTGCCCGAATGCTGGCGGTGCCCGGTGACCGATCTGTGCGCCTACCGCCCCAAGGTGCTGGAACGGCCGGCAAAGCGCCCCGTTGGCAAGGGTGTGGCGCAGGCCGCCTGA
- the dnaA gene encoding chromosomal replication initiator protein DnaA — protein sequence MGPQAGRATGAADRAASGRDAVEDAEAVALAADWADIVSGLRKDLGHQLFTQWIRPIELGPLCKATGTLDLYLPTEFSANWVQDRLQDRLALAWKIARAEVRTVRIAVHPGRRKAADLELRTGEDGLGHRAANDGLRLVTPTIPEEPTTNAPVGLDPTLTFAAFVTGTANILARNAAERMAAAEQPQFSPLYLKAATGQGKTHLLHAIGHAFTQTHPRGRIFYCSAERFMVDFVQALKSGEMMAFKTRLRGFDLLLVDDLQFIIGKASAQEELLYTIDALLAEGKRLVFAADRAPQALDGVEPRLLSRLSMGLVADIQPADIELRRQILHSKLARFAPLAVPEDVIEFLSRTISRNVRELVGGLHKLIAYAQLTGQDVSLQLAEDQLTDILSANRKRITIDEIQRTVCSFYRIDRSEMASKRRARAVVRPRQVAMYLAKVLTPRSYPEIGRKFGGRDHSTVIHAVRLIEDLRARDAEMDGDVRSLLRQLED from the coding sequence ATGGGACCGCAGGCAGGCCGCGCGACGGGTGCGGCCGACCGGGCGGCGAGCGGGAGAGACGCGGTGGAGGATGCCGAGGCGGTGGCGCTGGCGGCGGACTGGGCCGACATCGTCTCCGGCCTGCGCAAGGATCTGGGGCACCAGCTGTTTACGCAATGGATTCGTCCGATCGAGCTTGGCCCGCTATGCAAGGCGACCGGCACGCTGGACCTGTACCTGCCGACCGAATTCTCCGCCAACTGGGTGCAGGACCGCCTGCAGGACCGGCTGGCGCTCGCCTGGAAGATTGCCCGCGCCGAGGTGCGGACCGTGCGGATCGCGGTCCATCCGGGCCGGCGCAAGGCGGCCGACCTGGAGCTGCGCACCGGCGAGGACGGCCTGGGCCATCGCGCTGCCAATGACGGCCTGCGTCTGGTCACCCCCACCATTCCGGAAGAGCCGACGACCAACGCCCCGGTCGGACTCGATCCCACGCTGACCTTCGCCGCCTTCGTCACCGGCACCGCCAACATCCTGGCGCGCAACGCGGCTGAGCGCATGGCGGCGGCGGAGCAGCCGCAGTTCTCGCCCCTGTATCTCAAGGCCGCGACGGGGCAGGGCAAGACGCACCTGCTGCACGCGATCGGCCATGCCTTCACCCAGACCCATCCGCGCGGGCGCATCTTCTACTGCTCCGCCGAGCGGTTCATGGTCGACTTCGTCCAGGCGCTGAAGAGCGGTGAGATGATGGCGTTCAAGACCCGGCTGCGCGGGTTCGACCTGCTGCTGGTGGACGACCTCCAGTTCATCATCGGCAAAGCCAGTGCGCAGGAGGAACTGCTCTACACGATCGACGCGCTGCTGGCAGAGGGCAAGCGGCTGGTCTTCGCCGCCGACCGGGCGCCGCAGGCGCTGGACGGCGTGGAGCCGCGCCTGCTGAGCCGGCTGTCGATGGGCCTCGTCGCCGATATCCAGCCGGCGGACATCGAACTGCGCCGCCAGATCCTCCATTCCAAGCTGGCCCGCTTCGCGCCGCTGGCCGTGCCGGAGGATGTGATCGAGTTCCTCAGCCGCACGATCAGCCGCAATGTGCGCGAGCTGGTGGGCGGGCTGCACAAGCTGATCGCCTACGCCCAGCTGACCGGGCAGGACGTGTCGCTGCAGCTGGCGGAAGACCAGCTGACCGACATCCTGTCAGCCAATCGCAAGCGGATCACCATCGACGAGATCCAGCGCACGGTCTGTTCCTTCTACCGGATCGACCGCAGCGAGATGGCGAGCAAGCGCCGGGCGCGGGCGGTGGTGCGGCCGCGGCAGGTGGCGATGTACCTCGCCAAGGTGCTGACGCCGCGCTCCTATCCGGAGATCGGCCGCAAGTTCGGCGGGCGGGACCATTCGACGGTGATCCACGCTGTGCGCCTGATCGAGGATCTGCGCGCCCGCGATGCCGAGATGGACGGCGACGTGCGCAGCCTGCTGCGGCAACTGGAAGACTGA
- the thiD gene encoding bifunctional hydroxymethylpyrimidine kinase/phosphomethylpyrimidine kinase, with product MTPPRILTIAGSDSSGGAGIQADLKAITLLGGYGMSAITALTAQNTLGVQGVEVMPAAFVMAQVASCLDDIGADAVKIGMLGSPAIAHAVADRLEGSGLPVVFDPVMVATTGAILADTDTIAAFERLMRLATVTTPNVPELAALGGAAGMTARNVSYLAKGGDAAGDMIEDRLVQPGHPDIAWHDERIVTLHTHGTGCTLASALATLLGRGLPLEAAAVEARAFVRRALLAAPGLGGGNGPLGLFAGATARNAPSD from the coding sequence ATGACGCCGCCGCGCATCCTCACCATCGCCGGGTCCGACAGCTCCGGCGGCGCCGGCATCCAGGCCGATCTCAAGGCGATCACCCTGCTGGGCGGCTACGGCATGAGCGCCATCACCGCGCTGACGGCGCAGAACACGCTGGGCGTGCAAGGCGTGGAGGTGATGCCCGCCGCCTTCGTGATGGCGCAGGTCGCCAGCTGCCTGGACGATATCGGCGCCGACGCGGTGAAGATCGGCATGCTGGGCAGCCCCGCCATCGCCCACGCCGTCGCCGACCGGCTGGAAGGCAGCGGCCTGCCGGTCGTGTTCGACCCGGTCATGGTGGCGACCACCGGCGCGATCCTGGCCGATACCGACACCATCGCCGCCTTCGAACGGCTGATGCGCCTCGCCACCGTGACCACCCCCAACGTGCCCGAACTGGCGGCGCTCGGCGGCGCGGCGGGGATGACGGCCCGCAACGTGAGCTATCTGGCCAAGGGTGGCGACGCAGCGGGCGACATGATCGAGGACCGTCTGGTGCAGCCCGGTCATCCGGACATCGCCTGGCATGACGAGCGGATCGTCACCCTCCACACGCACGGCACCGGCTGCACGCTGGCCAGCGCGCTCGCCACGCTGCTCGGCCGTGGCCTGCCGCTGGAAGCTGCCGCGGTGGAGGCGCGGGCCTTTGTCCGCCGCGCGCTGCTCGCCGCGCCAGGGCTCGGCGGCGGCAACGGGCCGCTGGGCCTGTTCGCCGGGGCTACCGCCCGGAACGCGCCTTCGGATTGA
- a CDS encoding DUF1272 domain-containing protein: MSLEMRPDCQRCGTDLPPQSPGAFICSFECTYCAECAEALDDRCPECGGELTDRPTRAKRWLDAHPPSSHRRHTPA, from the coding sequence ATGAGCCTGGAGATGCGGCCCGATTGCCAGCGCTGCGGCACCGACCTGCCGCCGCAATCGCCCGGCGCCTTCATCTGCTCCTTCGAATGCACCTATTGCGCGGAGTGCGCGGAGGCGCTGGACGATCGCTGCCCGGAATGCGGCGGGGAACTGACCGACCGGCCGACCCGCGCCAAGCGCTGGCTGGACGCGCATCCCCCCTCCTCCCACCGGCGCCACACGCCCGCATGA
- the dapB gene encoding 4-hydroxy-tetrahydrodipicolinate reductase, with the protein MARIGIIGSGGRMGQALARAIEVAGHELAGGTDRGEDPARLADASDALVDFSVPAALEANIHAAVGAGVPILIGTTGLEPVHHALIESAAGAIPVLQTGNTSLGVTLLAHLVQEAAARLGPDWDVEVLEMHHRMKVDAPSGTALLLGEAAAAGRGIDLAEHSERGRDGHTGARASGAIGFAALRGGTVAGEHSVILAGEHERIVLSHSAEDRMIFAHGAIRGAGWLIGQPAGRYSMAQVLGI; encoded by the coding sequence ATGGCGCGGATCGGCATCATCGGCAGCGGCGGACGCATGGGGCAGGCGCTCGCCCGCGCGATCGAGGTCGCGGGGCACGAGCTTGCGGGCGGCACGGACCGCGGCGAGGACCCGGCCCGGCTGGCCGATGCGAGCGATGCGCTGGTCGACTTCTCCGTACCCGCGGCGCTGGAGGCGAACATCCACGCGGCGGTCGGCGCGGGCGTGCCGATCCTGATCGGCACCACCGGGCTGGAGCCGGTGCATCACGCCCTGATCGAGAGCGCGGCGGGGGCGATCCCGGTGCTGCAGACCGGCAATACCTCGCTTGGCGTCACGCTGCTGGCGCATCTGGTGCAGGAGGCGGCCGCGCGACTGGGGCCGGACTGGGACGTGGAGGTGCTGGAGATGCACCACCGCATGAAGGTCGATGCGCCCAGCGGCACCGCGCTGCTGCTGGGCGAGGCGGCGGCGGCGGGGCGGGGGATCGATCTCGCCGAGCACAGCGAGCGCGGGCGGGACGGGCATACCGGCGCGCGCGCATCGGGCGCGATCGGCTTCGCCGCCCTGCGCGGCGGCACCGTGGCGGGGGAGCACAGCGTGATCCTGGCGGGCGAGCATGAGCGCATCGTGCTGTCGCACAGTGCGGAGGACCGGATGATCTTCGCCCATGGCGCGATCCGCGGCGCCGGCTGGCTGATCGGGCAGCCTGCGGGCCGGTATTCCATGGCGCAGGTACTGGGCATTTGA
- a CDS encoding NAD-dependent deacylase, producing MTAIRNIVILTGAGISAESGLATFRAEDGLWEDHRVEDVATPEAFARDPALVQRFYDLRRAAVLAAEPNPAHAALARLDREWTGELLIVTQNIDDLHERAGAARVLHMHGEALSAWCTACNTRHRWTASLSGDPPCPACGSPALRPDIVWFGEMPYEMDRIFAALADADLFVSIGTSGAVYPAAGFVQAARDAGAATLELNLDRSLGSRLFDETRLGPASVLVPDWVAGVLRR from the coding sequence ATGACAGCCATTCGCAACATCGTGATCCTGACCGGCGCCGGGATCAGCGCCGAGTCCGGCCTCGCCACCTTCCGGGCGGAGGATGGGCTGTGGGAAGATCACCGGGTGGAGGATGTGGCGACGCCCGAGGCCTTCGCCCGCGACCCGGCGCTGGTGCAGCGCTTCTACGACCTGCGCCGCGCGGCGGTCCTGGCGGCGGAACCGAACCCCGCGCACGCGGCGCTGGCGCGGCTGGACCGGGAGTGGACTGGCGAACTGCTGATCGTGACCCAGAACATCGACGATCTGCACGAACGGGCAGGCGCCGCGCGCGTGCTGCACATGCATGGGGAGGCGCTGTCGGCGTGGTGCACCGCCTGCAACACGCGGCACCGCTGGACGGCATCGCTGTCGGGCGATCCGCCGTGCCCGGCCTGCGGGTCCCCGGCCCTCCGGCCCGATATCGTCTGGTTTGGGGAGATGCCGTATGAAATGGACCGCATCTTCGCCGCGCTGGCCGATGCGGACCTGTTCGTCTCCATCGGCACGTCGGGCGCGGTCTACCCCGCCGCCGGCTTCGTGCAGGCCGCGCGGGACGCCGGCGCGGCGACGCTGGAGCTGAACCTCGATCGCAGCCTCGGCTCGCGCCTGTTCGACGAGACGCGCCTCGGTCCTGCCAGCGTGCTGGTGCCGGACTGGGTGGCTGGGGTGCTGCGACGATAG
- a CDS encoding HesA/MoeB/ThiF family protein has protein sequence MLEPDRLQRFARHIVLPELGGVGQQRLADARVVLIGLGGIGSPALQYLAGAGIGHLLLVDDDRVDPTNLQRQTIYTERDVGHLKVVGAKRWTTNFDAALDIELSDERISRDNAGALVAGADLVVDGCDNFATRLAVSDACVAAGVPLLSAAVGRFQGQVAAFKGAPCYRCFVGDAFDAEDCDTCAADGMLGAMAGWVGTFAALQAVRILTGTMGDPQWGRLHLLDGLAPGMRSIAIAADPGCSACGAAR, from the coding sequence ATGCTGGAACCCGATCGCCTGCAGCGCTTCGCGCGCCATATCGTGCTGCCTGAGCTGGGCGGCGTGGGTCAGCAGCGGCTGGCCGATGCGCGCGTGGTGCTGATCGGGCTGGGCGGAATCGGCAGCCCGGCGCTGCAATACCTCGCCGGTGCCGGGATCGGGCACCTGCTGCTGGTGGATGACGACCGCGTCGATCCCACCAACCTGCAACGCCAGACCATCTATACCGAGCGGGATGTCGGCCATTTGAAGGTGGTCGGGGCCAAGCGCTGGACCACCAACTTCGACGCGGCGCTCGACATCGAGCTGAGTGACGAGCGGATCAGCCGTGACAATGCCGGGGCGCTGGTAGCCGGTGCCGATCTGGTGGTGGACGGGTGCGACAACTTCGCCACCCGGCTGGCCGTGTCGGACGCCTGCGTTGCGGCCGGCGTGCCGCTGCTGAGTGCGGCCGTCGGGCGGTTCCAGGGGCAGGTGGCGGCCTTCAAAGGCGCCCCCTGCTACCGCTGCTTCGTGGGCGATGCCTTCGATGCGGAGGATTGCGACACCTGCGCCGCCGACGGCATGCTGGGGGCGATGGCCGGGTGGGTCGGCACCTTCGCCGCATTGCAGGCGGTGCGTATCCTGACGGGCACGATGGGCGACCCGCAATGGGGCCGGCTGCACCTGCTGGATGGGCTGGCGCCGGGGATGCGCAGCATCGCCATCGCCGCCGATCCGGGCTGCTCCGCCTGCGGCGCTGCGCGCTGA